From one Rhodamnia argentea isolate NSW1041297 chromosome 1, ASM2092103v1, whole genome shotgun sequence genomic stretch:
- the LOC115753947 gene encoding serine/threonine-protein kinase tricornered-like, with product MDPTRCWFGKFKSKDGARSSKKKDIAGNGKDGSKPPTSEEAPSNVTKQKVAAAKQYIENHYKKQMKDIEERKERRHILEMKLADADVSEEEQNNLLKHLEKKETEYMRLQRHKMGADDFEPLTMIGKGAFGEVRICREKATGHVYAMKKLKKSEMLRRGQVEHVKAERNLLAEVDSNCIVKLYCSFQDEEYLYLIMEYLPGGDMMTLLMRKDILTEDEARFYVAETVLAIESIHKHNYIHRDIKPDNLLLDRNGHMKLSDFGLCKPLDCSNLQEKDFSVGNNLSGALSSDGRPVASKRTQQEQLQHWQRNRRTLAYSTVGTPDYIAPEVLLKKGYGMECDWWSLGAIMYEMLVGYPPFYSDDPMSTCRKIVNWRTHLKFPEEAKLSPEAKDLISKLLCNVDQRLGTKGTDEIKAHPWFKGIEWDRLYQMKAAFIPEVNDELDTQNFEKFEEADNQIQTSTRSGPWRKMLSSKDINFVGYTYKNFEIVNDNQLPGMAELKKKNTKPKRPSIKSLFDDESGTAASRPVHGSFMNLLPRQLEVPEKQSESN from the exons ATGGACCCCACAAGATGTTGGTTCGGGAAGTTTAAGTCCAAAGATGGAGCAAGGTcgtcaaaaaagaaagacattGCAGGAAATGGGAAAGATGGGTCAAAACCTCCAACAAGTGAAGAAGCACCTTCAAATGTCACCAAGCAGAAAGTTGCAGCAGCAAAGCAGTACATAGAAAATCATTACAAGAAGCAAATGAAGGATattgaagaaaggaaagagcg TCGTCATATACTGGAAATGAAGCTGGCTGATGCCGATGTTTCCGAGGAAGAGCAAAACAATTTGCTCAAGCACCTGGAGAAGAAGGAAACAGAATACATGCGGCTTCAGAGGCATAAAATGGGTGCTGATGACTTTGAGCCATTGACAATGATAGGGAAAGGTGCATTCGGTGAG GTCAGAATATGTAGGGAGAAGGCGACAGGTCATGTTTATGCTATGAAGAAGCTTAAAAAATCTGAGATGCTTCGTAGAGGGCAG GTTGAACATGTGAAAGCAGAGAGGAATCTACTTGCAGAGGTTGATAGCAATTGCATTGTCAAACTATATTGCTCCTTCCAGGATGAAGAATATCTCTATCTCATTATGGAGTATCTACCTGGTGGAGATATGATGACGTTGCTAATGAGAAAGGACATATTGACTGAGGATGAGGCCAGGTTCTATGTTGCAGAGACTGTTCTGgcaattgaatccatccataaGCATAATTATATTCATAG AGATATCAAGCCTGACAACTTGCTGCTTGACAGAAATGGTCATATGAAACTATCAGATTTTGGTTTATGTAAACCGCTAGATTGCAGTAACCTGCAAGAAAAGGACTTCTCTGTGGGAAACAATCTTAGTGGGGCTCTTTCAAGTGATGGCCGACCTGTGGCATCAAAGCGCACTCAACAGGAGCAACTGCAGCATTGGCAGAGGAACAGAAGGACGCTG GCTTATTCAACTGTTGGCACACCGGATTATATTGCCCCAGAAGTTCTTTTGAAGAAAGGTTACGGGATGGAATGTGATTG GTGGTCTCTTGGTGCCATTATGTATGAAATGCTTGTGGGATACCCTCCTTTTTACTCCGACGATCCTATGTCAACATGTAGAAAG ATTGTGAACTGGAGAACTCATTTGAAATTTCCTGAAGAAGCAAAGCTGTCTCCAGAAGCTAAAGATCTCATAAGCAAACTTCTATGTAACGTTGACCAGAGGCTGGGAACGAAAGGGACTGATGAAATTAAA GCCCATCCCTGGTTTAAAGGGATCGAATGGGACCGGTTGTATCAGATGAAAGCTGCTTTTATTCCTGAGGTCAACGATGAGTTGGATACGCAGAACTTCGAAAAATTTGAAGAG GCCGACAATCAAATTCAAACTTCAACAAGATCAGGCCCATGGAGAAAG ATGCTCTCATCCAAGGACATCAACTTTGTCGGTTACACATATAAGAACTTTGAGATTGTTAATGATAATCAGTTGCCTGGAATGG CCgaactgaagaagaagaacacgaAACCCAAAAGGCCATCCATCAAGTCTCTCTTTG ATGATGAGTCGGGCACAGCAGCGAGTCGACCTGTTCACGGCAGCTTTATGAACCTCCTGCCCCGTCAACTCGAAGTTCCCGAGAAGCAAAGTGAATCTAATTGA